Within the Scleropages formosus chromosome 8, fSclFor1.1, whole genome shotgun sequence genome, the region ACACACCTTCATTGTCATATATAGACTGAAACACATCATTCCAGCATATAAGCACACATGTACAgctatatgtattttttaatctaTGGATATTTTTCACACAGATAGGTGTGGAAATGGAGAATGCTGTTTATTTACTACTGCTGCTACCACTGTTTTAAAGCTGTTAAGTTTTCTTATGAACATTAATGTAGTCAGAAGCACTTTTCACGTACAGTAGACGACTGTCTGATGATTCTGACCTTCCAGGGCTTAAAACAGCCAGAACCAAACTCAGAGGGTACAGAGGCTGTagccctgtgtttccagtggAGACAGAACCTTATGATCCACCGGGCCCAGCAGAACTCCAGCCTGGAGACCGATGACTTGGGACTTCGCAAGATTTGCCCACATGAGGCGGCTCCAAGTCTAGCACCAGTCATTCCAATGCAGGAGTTCTACAGGTGACCACAATCTAAGCCAAGCAGCCTATAGCCATCAGTCACTCTCAATGAGGATACAATTAATACAAAATTAaggataaaaattaaaacacaatggGGCATTACTTTACTAGACTGTCTAACGAAGTTCCCACCGCAGAAGGATACGTAATgatttctgatgcttttcattcatttcacaggCAAAAACATTCCTCCCTTCATTTTCAAtctctttgctttttatttatgacAGCAATAAAAAAGCCAACTCTACATGACTGTGTggtgtttatgttttttctggTCAGATACACATGACAACCATATCAGTAACAAAGAGAAATTCAGAGATATGACAATGTTCAAGACGAGCACCTCATTTATATTACAAAAGAAGCTATTTACAATATGCTGCATtagattataataataaaaatacacaaatgccACCAATTTTAAATCAGAGCAACATGAAGCAACAAagtattgtacttttttttttttttttttttttaaaaacaacaaaaatttgTATGGTGTTAACATTCGTTATTGTCAGGGTGcattaaacacaaatataaaagtGTCTTAGGACCAGTGATACAAAGTAGGCTTGAGGATCGCTAAATTTGTGAGAACTGCTTTTTGTACTAAATTATATAGTCTACAGTTATATAAAAGTGGCAATTTCTATAccattaaagtattttttaaacacacaagaAATGATATAACCATAGTACTGCACTTTTTAAGATAATACACCTCTTTGATACACAATTACTAACAAAATAATCTTTACTGTACCCATCACATTCACTATACACCTGTGGTACCCCAACCAGGTAAAATGCTTTCAAATTTACCAGTAGTGTTGTACTAGCTGTATCACATTGCTGCAATATAAGAACATTTTACACCAGCTGTGGAGTGTGACTGTCTATACAACTATCTCTAGCAATGCACATGTAAAACCATATAAACAGCAACAGCCTAATCTTATTACATCCCATGGAAGGAACTGTTTatgtacaattaaaataaataagtatataaaGCTTAATAGTGGAGAGAGGAAGTGAGAAGGTTAAAGTACATATTTACAGACCTGCAGCACTGCTCTGTCGATCAGTGGTTTGTTTACTGACAGAACGGGGAAGCCGTGGGATCAAAGGTTTTGAATACATCTTTGAGGGGTCTATCGTCTGGCTCCCCCGTGGTCTCCTCATCCTCCTGAGGAACCCCCACTGCCTGCCCTATCTGCTTTGCCTGTCGTGGATCAGTATAAGGGGGGCGTATCAAGCCCGCCAGTGCCTGAATTGGAAGGTTATGCACAGCTGGGGCAGCCAGAGAAGGTTGAAGGGGTGATGTTGGGGGAGAACTAGCTGGAGAAGCAGGGAGGTACGGCTTCTTGCTAGGAGCATCTGTCACATCATCCGGACTCTGGTCACTGTGCGCCAGTGAGGCGCTCTCCTGCTTTCCTGGCTGTTTGAGGATGCCAGCTTTTCTCGGCATCTCTTCAGCCTCTTCCTTTGGGGACGTGGCAGATTGGTTTCTGGGGTCATACAGGCTGATGCCGCCCAGAAGCGATGTCGGGCTCCCAAGCCCTCCACTAGTGGAGGACAGTTTGGGGGCATACGGTGGCAGTTTCTCAGCGTCCTGTTTGATCAAAGGAGTCGGAAGGGGGGAGTGTGATGAAGACCCCATGCTGCTCCGTACTAATCTAGGGTCGGGAGTCCCACCAGGGCTACCGGTTTCCTTCAGCACCGGAAGCCTGGAATCCAGACTGCCTGATCTGTTGATCCTGGGGTCCAAGGCTTTGTGAGTCCGTGGGTCCAGGGGCTTTTCCAAGTGCACCTTAAGCTCAGGGGTTCTACTGCTGAGCCCTCCAACTCTGCCCTCCTTGAGACGTGCAGCAGCTAGACGTGGGTCATGAGGAGGCAGGAGGGGAGTGGGTTCAACCTGTGAAGCCAGGCTTCGGTTCAACTGAGCATCTGCAATGAGAGGGGGCAGTGGCAGGTTGATGGAGGGGTCCTGTCGGGGAACAAGAACTGGAATCAGGTCCTCAGGGGCCCAAACCACAGTCTGGGCAAAAGCTGGGCGTGACAAGAGGATGTCCACACGAATGTGGCTGAACTGCTTCACTTGGCAGCGGGGGTCACGCAGAGCCACACCCGGGCGTGGTTCCAGAGGAATGATGGCTGCCTTCTCCCtcagctccctctctccctcctcatcctcatccccAACCAGTGGCCTGTAGGGGATGGAGGAGGATGGATGAGGGTGCCGGTGCTCCTCCTGTTTAGAAGAAATTGGTTCTGGGGGCTTTGTTTTCCGTGGGTCACGAATCACCCTTGGGTCAGCAGCTGCTTCAACAATCTTCCGCGGGTCCACTGCTCGTTGGCGCGGATCAGCCTTGGCACACAGGTCGCTGGGCAAAGCCCTGTCCTTCTGGAGCCGGGGGTCACACAGCCCTGATGTGGGAGTAGCAGCCTGGTGCAGTTTAGGCTTCTGGTGGTTTTTCATCAAGTCATTGTGGTTCTTCAGGGTTTTGAGAATAGCCGTCATGCTGCTCCCATCCTCCTCATCACTGGAGTACCAGTTTGAAGCATcatctgaaattaaattttggttAAACTTTAAAAGCTAGTTCTGACAGCATTAAGCCCTGAACCATAAGAAACTAATCTCAATCCAATACGTATACACAGGGATTGTAATATACTAATCATGTCAGAACAGCCAATTGATCTATAAACAGGTTGCAAAACATCCATTTCCACAGATCTCACATCTTATTGAAACTAAAGCTTTACTTAATAAACGGGTCAGTTTATCGAAGGCTGTATGGTGAGTGGTTCACCTTTGTCTGTACTGGTGGTCTTTGGCCCTTTAGACTTGTTGTCTTGAGGTTTTTCTTCCTGTTGCTGCTGGTTAAGGTGTAAAAACAGGGCTTTCTGTACAGCCGGCAGGAAATCTGGGACCTGGAGGGATCCGTTTGACTCAGTGTTGCTCTGGGACAGCTGAGCACATTCGTAGACCAACTGGTCCAGCTGAAGTCCTTCACctgagagggaaagaaagacaTCCTTCTAAACTACTACATCACTTTGcactgtactttattttttggaaatattttccaAACAGATTTCCTCTCCATAAAATAGGGCTGAATTGGAATTTGAAAGTGTGCAAAAAATCTGAGACTCTAAAAGGGGATGGAAATAAAAAGGCACATGCGAACAGAGATTTTCAGTCTCTTCGGGACCAAACTGGGACAGTGAAAATTATTACAAAGAGATTCAGCATTTATGAAGTACATTAATGAGTGTAGGAACCATTTCTCAGCTTACagagtacatgtaaatgaatgtaaataacttCTTTTACAGCCCAAATGTTTAGTATTCACTTTAAGTTAAAAACTGCCAGCCCGCTCAGTGATTCATGTATGGATGGAAAACTTGTAGATGCACAACAAATATGAAGCCCCACAAGCAGAGAAGCAGGAGGGAGGGGCCCTGATGTAGGACTCTTGACTGAAGTATCTGAACTGgacaagaaaaaatatttagctATATGGACAGGTTTCTCAAAAAGAAGAGGAATACTTGTATTTGTATTAAAAGAGAGCTACATAATATAAAATTCTACACGTCCAAAACGTGTATGAATCATCTTAGATCGTTGAAATAGCTTCTGAGtttgtaataatgtaatgaggCCAAGAATGCAGGCCAACACTATGATTAATAAAGCAGTAAGgatgaatataaaaatgaattactgcATGACTCCTACCTCCCTGACCCATAATCTGGTTGCTGTAGTAGCTTTCAAATAATTCTGATGGGTTCTGACCCATAGTCTGGTATGGGATGCACTGCTGCATTTGTGAGTCCAGCAACAGGGGAAAGGACTCTTGCTGATTCTCCTGGGGGTGTGAACTGGGTTGGTTCCCATGAGGAATCCCATGGAAGGTGGGTGCTTGCCCAGGCAGTACAGGGGGGTGCATGGGAAGGCCCTGAGGGAAGCCATGTGCCATCTGGGTGCCGGTGGGGCTCTGTGGCATACTTGGACCTCCAGGGGGCTGGGGAGGACATGGCATTGAGCCTGGGGACCCCAGGGACAGGGACATCATATTCCCACCCTGCATGTCGTCTGGTGCTCCTCCAAACTGAGATGGGGATCCATTCCCTGGGAGCTGAGAACCAGGGGGTGGTGAGGAGCTGTTATAGAAACTGGGCCTGGAAAGAAAAGAGATAGAAGCCTTCACAATACAGTGTAAGATCCTGATTCCGAAATGCTACACAATATCCAGAAGACTTCTCAGTCAAAACCCTGAAAGGTCACAGTGCAGTTTTTCCACCCTTGACCTATTATTATCAACCATTATTAAGCGGACACCCATGTCCAAGGCAACTGAAAAGCAAATTACAACTATTTATTCAGCgagtggcgtagtagttagagcttgATCTCAAAGGActcaagttcaaatcccacctcctgctgtagtacccttgagccagatacctaccctgtgttgctgtacTGTAGTACGCTATACAAATTACACAGCtatataaaaggataaataactGCATGTGGTTTGACACATTAAGTTACCTTGGGGAAAactgtcaggtaaataaatcaataaaaaataccaTTGAGCTCCGAATTTAGAAACTTTTGAGCAGCTAACTTTTCGCTGAGAAAAACTTGTCTGAGAAATGTTTAGGCTCAGACACCAATTCAAATCATGCATCAAAACCGATGCCCCCGACAGATAGGGATTGTGAATATTAAGTGCTCCCTTTAGTTTTTCAATAAGTAGAGAAggtgaagaacatgcaaaaaaagaactgaTAAAGTTGTAGATGATACTCAATCTACCAGTACTGCACCATCAGGAAAGTGCTGCCTTCTGTCTACATGTAATGCTTCTGGCTCCAAGCTGATGCACAGTTATCATCAATGCTTCAATTGAAAGAACATGCAGCAGCTCACAATGTTTTCTAAGTTTCTTATAATTACacttttattacttattttttgtATTGGGTGTTAGTGTGACGTATGGGGTGAAAGAAGAGACTGAGGAGCCACTTGTAAGCAACAGAACCCTGTTCTAACCGAGGGCATAACTCTTTATTGAGATTTCTTATTCACACAGTGTCATAAATAACTCCTGCCAGGGGACTGTAAGTGCCCCAGTGCATGACAACCCAACCCAGCTCATTACAATGGTGCCACTTTGTTAGCATCCTAAAATCCCCCGCTGTTGACACCCACCCTGTGGAAATCTCCGGGttgttgacatttacatgtattcatttaccagatgccaATTAAATTTGTAAGCTGGAGAGCAACTGTAATAACAATACTCATCAATCCATTTcatcacacactaagggtaatCCCCAGTTCAGTTAGAATCCCAAGTTCACCTGAggtacacatttttgaaatatgGTAGGAACCTTGATATATAAGACATTATCACCAAAGTCATATAAACATAAGTGCCTATCTGTAAAAGTTTAAGTTTTTCAAACTGAGAAAACTTTAACAACAATATTACTGTAATGACCTGAGAATTTGTAGTGAAAAGCAGTACCTGAGCCCAATCTTCTGTGCTAGGTCCACAGTTGGCTGCACCACTATCTCAAATAGAGAGGGGATTTTCTTCCCACAGGAGCTAACTTCCTGAGGACTGCTGGAGCCTGGTGTGGGCAGAAGTCCCACCCCCGGGGGAGGCTTAGGCAAGGGGGTGATGCCTTGCTTCCTTAGTTGCTCCAACTCTTGCTCATCCCCATTCATCGACTCCTGTTCAGTCTTCAGAACCTACACAGAAACCCAGGAAGGGAGAGAAAAGACTAATTATACATGCTAATAGATCAATACTGCCAAAGCTACTATGAATAGCTCTGTGatacaaaacatacacagaATTGTCTTTAGTGTTCATCCTCATTTCACTTTCATCTATATGACCCAACCTATATGTGTTCATTTTACttcagaatttaaaatgaaattaatttataagtGCTAAATTAGacgaagggggtgcggtgggccACAgttctcctctccggtgggtctggggttcgagtcccgcttggggtgccttgcgacggactggcgtcccgtcctgggtgtgtcccctccccctccagccttacgccctgtgttgccgggttaggctccggttccccgtgaccccgtataggacaagcggctctgaaaatgtgtgtgtgtgtgtgtgctaaattAGATGCCATCAAA harbors:
- the zc3h6 gene encoding zinc finger CCCH domain-containing protein 6 isoform X3, producing MAFASLFSNPPNPVLDKNMTDSELAGDEREDGELEDGEIDDEGIGIEEEAKEVKDANEEKEKRGDRTHRHSRKRYKKTKEKRSKKRRRDRQKHHSPSSSGSSDSYDSELERSERSKSKKNSGSYRDKGSRFPQHGQSSGYHGKSQYHSQHKNSDYDKYSDYSEEKYDYDAEEDEYGSELCNYRQTKETSTAGQSPKESLKRPSMKGVQKQQPYLGQKGRGRGILGRGRGMQMKNKKQKGKNWGRGRGRGGEQGGDGMKEGPCTFPKKRPIMTQEFINQHTVEHNGRYICKYFLEGRCIKGDQCKFEHELVVPDKKKELCKFYLQGYCSKGDKCIYMHNEYPCKFFHTGAKCYQGDNCKFSHDPLTDVTRELLDKVLKTEQESMNGDEQELEQLRKQGITPLPKPPPGVGLLPTPGSSSPQEVSSCGKKIPSLFEIVVQPTVDLAQKIGLRPSFYNSSSPPPGSQLPGNGSPSQFGGAPDDMQGEGLQLDQLVYECAQLSQSNTESNGSLQVPDFLPAVQKALFLHLNQQQQEEKPQDNKSKGPKTTSTDKDDASNWYSSDEEDGSSMTAILKTLKNHNDLMKNHQKPKLHQAATPTSGLCDPRLQKDRALPSDLCAKADPRQRAVDPRKIVEAAADPRVIRDPRKTKPPEPISSKQEEHRHPHPSSSIPYRPLVGDEDEEGERELREKAAIIPLEPRPGVALRDPRCQVKQFSHIRVDILLSRPAFAQTVVWAPEDLIPVLVPRQDPSINLPLPPLIADAQLNRSLASQVEPTPLLPPHDPRLAAARLKEGRVGGLSSRTPELKVHLEKPLDPRTHKALDPRINRSGSLDSRLPVLKETGSPGGTPDPRLVRSSMGSSSHSPLPTPLIKQDAEKLPPYAPKLSSTSGGLGSPTSLLGGISLYDPRNQSATSPKEEAEEMPRKAGILKQPGKQESASLAHSDQSPDDVTDAPSKKPYLPASPASSPPTSPLQPSLAAPAVHNLPIQALAGLIRPPYTDPRQAKQIGQAVGVPQEDEETTGEPDDRPLKDVFKTFDPTASPFCQ
- the zc3h6 gene encoding zinc finger CCCH domain-containing protein 6 isoform X1, whose amino-acid sequence is MAFASLFSNPPNPVLDKNMTDSELAGDEREDGELEDGEIDDEGIGIEEEAKEVKDANEEKEKRGDRTHRHSRKRYKKTKEKRSKKRRRDRQKHHSPSSSGSSDSYDSELERSERSKSKKNSGSYRDKGSRFPQHGQSSGYHGKSQYHSQHKNSDYDKYSDYSEEKYDYDAEEDEYGSELCNYRQTKETSTAGQSPKESLKRPSMKGVQKQQPYLGQKGRGRGILGRGRGMQMKNKKQKGKNWGRGRGRGGEQGGDGMKEGPCTFPKKRPIMTQEFINQHTVEHNGRYICKYFLEGRCIKGDQCKFEHELVVPDKKKELCKFYLQGYCSKGDKCIYMHNEYPCKFFHTGAKCYQGDNCKFSHDPLTDVTRELLDKVLKTEQESMNGDEQELEQLRKQGITPLPKPPPGVGLLPTPGSSSPQEVSSCGKKIPSLFEIVVQPTVDLAQKIGLRPSFYNSSSPPPGSQLPGNGSPSQFGGAPDDMQGGNMMSLSLGSPGSMPCPPQPPGGPSMPQSPTGTQMAHGFPQGLPMHPPVLPGQAPTFHGIPHGNQPSSHPQENQQESFPLLLDSQMQQCIPYQTMGQNPSELFESYYSNQIMGQGGEGLQLDQLVYECAQLSQSNTESNGSLQVPDFLPAVQKALFLHLNQQQQEEKPQDNKSKGPKTTSTDKDDASNWYSSDEEDGSSMTAILKTLKNHNDLMKNHQKPKLHQAATPTSGLCDPRLQKDRALPSDLCAKADPRQRAVDPRKIVEAAADPRVIRDPRKTKPPEPISSKQEEHRHPHPSSSIPYRPLVGDEDEEGERELREKAAIIPLEPRPGVALRDPRCQVKQFSHIRVDILLSRPAFAQTVVWAPEDLIPVLVPRQDPSINLPLPPLIADAQLNRSLASQVEPTPLLPPHDPRLAAARLKEGRVGGLSSRTPELKVHLEKPLDPRTHKALDPRINRSGSLDSRLPVLKETGSPGGTPDPRLVRSSMGSSSHSPLPTPLIKQDAEKLPPYAPKLSSTSGGLGSPTSLLGGISLYDPRNQSATSPKEEAEEMPRKAGILKQPGKQESASLAHSDQSPDDVTDAPSKKPYLPASPASSPPTSPLQPSLAAPAVHNLPIQALAGLIRPPYTDPRQAKQIGQAVGVPQEDEETTGEPDDRPLKDVFKTFDPTASPFCQ
- the zc3h6 gene encoding zinc finger CCCH domain-containing protein 6 isoform X2 codes for the protein MIQFLFVSPSVSNISPRKQSSDGTLAKRGEDGELEDGEIDDEGIGIEEEAKEVKDANEEKEKRGDRTHRHSRKRYKKTKEKRSKKRRRDRQKHHSPSSSGSSDSYDSELERSERSKSKKNSGSYRDKGSRFPQHGQSSGYHGKSQYHSQHKNSDYDKYSDYSEEKYDYDAEEDEYGSELCNYRQTKETSTAGQSPKESLKRPSMKGVQKQQPYLGQKGRGRGILGRGRGMQMKNKKQKGKNWGRGRGRGGEQGGDGMKEGPCTFPKKRPIMTQEFINQHTVEHNGRYICKYFLEGRCIKGDQCKFEHELVVPDKKKELCKFYLQGYCSKGDKCIYMHNEYPCKFFHTGAKCYQGDNCKFSHDPLTDVTRELLDKVLKTEQESMNGDEQELEQLRKQGITPLPKPPPGVGLLPTPGSSSPQEVSSCGKKIPSLFEIVVQPTVDLAQKIGLRPSFYNSSSPPPGSQLPGNGSPSQFGGAPDDMQGGNMMSLSLGSPGSMPCPPQPPGGPSMPQSPTGTQMAHGFPQGLPMHPPVLPGQAPTFHGIPHGNQPSSHPQENQQESFPLLLDSQMQQCIPYQTMGQNPSELFESYYSNQIMGQGGEGLQLDQLVYECAQLSQSNTESNGSLQVPDFLPAVQKALFLHLNQQQQEEKPQDNKSKGPKTTSTDKDDASNWYSSDEEDGSSMTAILKTLKNHNDLMKNHQKPKLHQAATPTSGLCDPRLQKDRALPSDLCAKADPRQRAVDPRKIVEAAADPRVIRDPRKTKPPEPISSKQEEHRHPHPSSSIPYRPLVGDEDEEGERELREKAAIIPLEPRPGVALRDPRCQVKQFSHIRVDILLSRPAFAQTVVWAPEDLIPVLVPRQDPSINLPLPPLIADAQLNRSLASQVEPTPLLPPHDPRLAAARLKEGRVGGLSSRTPELKVHLEKPLDPRTHKALDPRINRSGSLDSRLPVLKETGSPGGTPDPRLVRSSMGSSSHSPLPTPLIKQDAEKLPPYAPKLSSTSGGLGSPTSLLGGISLYDPRNQSATSPKEEAEEMPRKAGILKQPGKQESASLAHSDQSPDDVTDAPSKKPYLPASPASSPPTSPLQPSLAAPAVHNLPIQALAGLIRPPYTDPRQAKQIGQAVGVPQEDEETTGEPDDRPLKDVFKTFDPTASPFCQ